The DNA window AGGCGTGCCAGGCCTCCGGATCGGAATGCATGAAGGTCTTGACGTGCCTGAAGTCCCGCGAACCCTGTCCCTCGATGGCGTAGGCGGCCAGGGTAAAGGGCGCGCCGGAAAAACCGATGAGGGGGATATGGGGCGGCAGCGCCGGCAGCACCATGCGGATGGCCTCGTAGACGAAGTGCTGGGATTCCGGCTCCGCTTCTTCAAGTTGGTCCACGGCCAGGCCCGTCCGAATCGGGTTATGAATGACCGGGCCCTGTCCCGTGACGTATTCCAGGCGGAATCCCATCGGTTGCAGCAGAGGCAGGATGTCCGCGAAAAGGATGGCGGCGTCCACCCCGAGGCGTTCCACGGCCATCAACGTGATTTCGGCCGTGAGTTCCGGGGTCTTGCACATGTCCAGGAAGTCCAGGTCCGATTTAAGCTCCCGGTAGGCCCGCTGGTAACGGCCCGCCTGGCGCAGCAGCCAGATTGGCGTGTAATTCGTCGATTCGCGGCGACACGCCCGGAGGAAGGCCGATTCACCCCGGGTTCCGTACGGATCGCTCTCGAAATGCCACCGCATGTCGATCCGCTGCCAGCAGGAGGTGTCCACTCCGCCATCCACGGCGGTACGCTTCTTGTTGACCAGGTATCCCGCCAGACGCGCCATGCCGGAAACCAGGGCTTCGCCGCCCGTCCCGTCGGGTTCGTAGTCGACGGAGAGATGATGGCTTCTCCAGATCTCGCTGCACGCCGGGCTTGCCGAGCCCACGGCCATCTGCCTGACGGCGTCCAGCAGGGGCTCGACGCGGCCGGTTGCAACGGCGCGGCCGAACATTGCGCGGATCTGCTCGGGTTCCGTCAGCAGCAACACGGCGATGTCTTCCCCGGCCAGGCGGTCGAGAAATGCGTCCATGCCTTCCGCGTCGCCAGCCCCGGAGACTACGGGTCTTCCGCCGCGTGCGACAATAGCGTCTCCCAGTGCTTCATCAAGGGCCGCAACCTGCAGACCGTTGTAATCCATGTCCGTCCTTTCCCGGTTGACCTGTTCTATCATACGCCCGATTCGAATGCGGAGCAATACAATAAGTAGGGTACGAAGTCGGGCAGCGGCACATCCATTCAGGGGTTGCAAGTCAGGCGCGAAAGGCGTAAATTGCGCGGGACGGCACGCAAGCCGGGCCGCGGAAATAAGGAAATATACGTATTAAAGGAGCTTACATGTCCGAATCATATCGAGTCGGCATCATAGGCAGTGGAGGCATGGGCGGTTCACACGCCCGTCACTGGACGCAGAAAACACGGACCGACGTGGTCGCGGTGGCGGACGTCAACGAGCGCAGCGCCCGTAAACTGGCCGACGAATTCGACGCGAAGCCCTATACGGATTACGAGCGCATGCTGGCGGAAGAGGCCTGTGACATCGTCAGCATCACCACCTGGCAGAACGTCCGCGCCGAAATCACCGTGAAAGCGGCGGAAGCGGGCGCAAAGGGGATCCTGGGCGAAAAGCCCATGGCGGCCAGTCTCGCGGAGGCCGACCGCATGCTGGAAGCCTGCGCGCGAAACGACGTCAGGCTCGCCATCGGCCACCAGCGCCGGTTCACCCCGCAGAACGTGGAAGCGCGGCGTCTCGTGCTGGACGGCGCGATCGGAACGCCCACAGCCATGCTGCGCAGGGACGCCCACGGCCTGCTAAACAGGGGGACCCATGAGCTCGACGAGATGATGTACGTGCTGGGCGACCCCGGGCCGGCCTGGGTGATCGGCCAGGTTACGCGCAAGACGGACCGGTGGGAACGCCGGGTGAGGTGCGAGGACCGGTGCGCGGCGATCATCGCCTTCGAAGGCGGGATCAGGGGGACCTACGAGAGCGATCTGCCCGAACCCGGACTGCAGGGGGACGTCATTTACGGGACGGAAGGGATCTTGAAACGCGGCCCCGAAGGCACCCTGCTCCTGCTGAACCGCCATGCCGGCGACTGGCAGACCATCACGCCGCCACCGGTGGAGGTCGACCAGTACGACGAGTTCATTTCCTGGCTGGACGGCCGGGTCGAAGGGCACCGCAACGACGGTGGAACAGCCCGCCTGACCATGGAGCTCATGATGGCGATCTATGAATCCGCGCGCATCCGCGACGTGGTCGAACTGCCGCTGCAGACGGGAGACAATCCGCTGGACCTGATGGTAGAGGAGGGAGCGCTGCCCGTGGAGATACACGGCCGCTACGACATACGCGCGCCGTTTCCCGAACAGACGAACTGATCCATGCTCTACCTGGTAGCCACGCCGATCGGCCATCTGGACGACATCACCCTCAGGGCGCTGGAAGTCCTGCGCGGCGTGGATATCGTACTCAGCGAAGATACGCGCAGGACCGGGCGCCTGCTCAAGCACTACGGGATCAGCGCCCGGCAGATGGCCTATCACGAGCACAACGAGCAGCGGGCCGTGCCCAAGGCCCTGGCAGCCTTGCAACAGGGCCGGGATCTCGCCCTGGTCACCGATGCGGGCACGCCCGGTATCGCCGATCCCGGCTATCGGCTCGTCCAGGCCGCTATCCAGGCCGACATACCCGTAAGCATGGCCCCGGGACCGAGTGCGCTGATTATGGCGCTGGTCCTCTCGGGCCTTCCGGTACACCGATTCACGTTCTGCGGATTTCCTCCCCGCAAACCCGGGGCCCGGCGCCGCTATCTGGAAGCGGACGCGGAACGCGAAGACACGCTCATCTACTTCGAGAGCCCCCACCGGGTGCACGCGCTCATCGCCTCCGCCCTGGAGGTGTTCGGGGACCGCAGGGCGGCTCTGGTGAACGACCTGACCAAGCTGCATGAGCGCGTAGACCGGGACTTGCTGTCCCTGCTGCTCGAAGAGACGAGAGACCGCCGGCTGCGGGGGGAATTCATCCTGCTGGTCGAGGGCCGGGCCGGGTAGTCCGGCTGGCCACGCAAGTCCGGCTGGTCACGCGGTCGCCCGGTCTTTCGCCGTCATGACCCTGGGCTGTATCTACTTTGACTGCCGCCGGCCCTTCAGCCGTTTCAACGCCTCGTCGTACTCCGTCCGGTTGTTGATATTGAAGAACATGTCCGCGTCGTGGAAACCCGCGCCTACCGGATCCAGGCGACGCACGCGCACCGATTCGAAGAATCCGGTGATCTTGTACCTGCGTGCCCTGATCCGGTCCTCGATCGAGGGGATGCAGGTGTCCCGGTACACCGCGCACAGCGGTTCCTCGCGGCCTTCGTTCACGGGGACGACGACGTCGTACCCGGACGACTGCCCGACCATGTGCTCCAGGAATTCGGGCCTGATGAAGGGCATGTCGCACGCGACACACAGGCACAGCGGCGTATTCGCCGTCCGGAGCGCGGTGTAGATGCCGCCGATAGGACCGCAGCGGGGGACCAGGTCCTGGCCGCTTTCCAGGTCGAGGAAGGCGTAGTCTTCCGGCGTATTGGTGATCAGCAACACCCGATCCGTCGCCGCGGCGACGGTTTTGCATAGCCTTTGGATCAACCGTTCGCCTTCAAACCGGCTCAGGGCCTTGTCGGAACCGAACCGGCTGCTCAGCCCCCCTGCGAGGATGACGCCTGTAACTTGTTCTCTACCGGTCACTTAGCCAGTTCTCCTCCCGGCCGTTCGATCCTCATACCGCGCCGTTCCCCACGCTTCCGGATCGCCTTTGTTCACGTCCTGAAATCCGCGATCCCGAATCCGTTTCGCCCGCTTGACACCCCCGTCCCGCCTGCGTATATTTGCAGGTAACGGGACATACGCACCGCACGTCCTGTTTCCCCGGAATCGAAACCCCGAAGGCGGCACCGAACGCTGTTGAAAGAGTAAACAAATATGTGGTTCTGGTCTCATAAGCTCAAGCTCCTCCTGGCGAAGAAGGACTATGGGGCCATTGTGCGCCTGTGCTTCGAACGCCTGGAGCGAAATCAGACCGACTACTGGACTCTGCGGGGCCTGGGGCTTGGGCTGATGTATACCGGCCGCACGAGCGAAGCCTTCGAGTGGCTCAGCAAGTGCGCCAGGGCGTATCCGCGGAAAGTCGCGGTACAGTACGACATCGGCCTGATCTACATGCAACAGGAATGCTACAGCGAAGCCCGCGGATACATGCTGAACGCACTCGAGGGCGGGTACCGCACCGACGCCCTCTTCCAGGATCTCGGCCGGATCTACTGCTATCTCGGCGAGTTCGAAAAAGCGACCAACTGCTTCCGGGAAGTC is part of the Gemmatimonadota bacterium genome and encodes:
- a CDS encoding tetratricopeptide repeat protein, whose product is MWFWSHKLKLLLAKKDYGAIVRLCFERLERNQTDYWTLRGLGLGLMYTGRTSEAFEWLSKCARAYPRKVAVQYDIGLIYMQQECYSEARGYMLNALEGGYRTDALFQDLGRIYCYLGEFEKATNCFREVIRRSPRNGAAYKLLGMVYKRRTMYDEAVAAYREALRWDGDASEVHMSLAEIFVRQEKWDLAIGEYQKALELDATNFAAHYALGSIFEIMGENARAIDELLKAHRIDADDERIHKKLERLLIS
- a CDS encoding Gfo/Idh/MocA family oxidoreductase, producing MSESYRVGIIGSGGMGGSHARHWTQKTRTDVVAVADVNERSARKLADEFDAKPYTDYERMLAEEACDIVSITTWQNVRAEITVKAAEAGAKGILGEKPMAASLAEADRMLEACARNDVRLAIGHQRRFTPQNVEARRLVLDGAIGTPTAMLRRDAHGLLNRGTHELDEMMYVLGDPGPAWVIGQVTRKTDRWERRVRCEDRCAAIIAFEGGIRGTYESDLPEPGLQGDVIYGTEGILKRGPEGTLLLLNRHAGDWQTITPPPVEVDQYDEFISWLDGRVEGHRNDGGTARLTMELMMAIYESARIRDVVELPLQTGDNPLDLMVEEGALPVEIHGRYDIRAPFPEQTN
- a CDS encoding molybdenum cofactor guanylyltransferase; protein product: MTGREQVTGVILAGGLSSRFGSDKALSRFEGERLIQRLCKTVAAATDRVLLITNTPEDYAFLDLESGQDLVPRCGPIGGIYTALRTANTPLCLCVACDMPFIRPEFLEHMVGQSSGYDVVVPVNEGREEPLCAVYRDTCIPSIEDRIRARRYKITGFFESVRVRRLDPVGAGFHDADMFFNINNRTEYDEALKRLKGRRQSK
- the hemE gene encoding uroporphyrinogen decarboxylase — its product is MDYNGLQVAALDEALGDAIVARGGRPVVSGAGDAEGMDAFLDRLAGEDIAVLLLTEPEQIRAMFGRAVATGRVEPLLDAVRQMAVGSASPACSEIWRSHHLSVDYEPDGTGGEALVSGMARLAGYLVNKKRTAVDGGVDTSCWQRIDMRWHFESDPYGTRGESAFLRACRRESTNYTPIWLLRQAGRYQRAYRELKSDLDFLDMCKTPELTAEITLMAVERLGVDAAILFADILPLLQPMGFRLEYVTGQGPVIHNPIRTGLAVDQLEEAEPESQHFVYEAIRMVLPALPPHIPLIGFSGAPFTLAAYAIEGQGSRDFRHVKTFMHSDPEAWHAFMARLARAVTGYLNEQIDAGVHAVQLFDSWAGCLSPDDYRTFVLPHTGYIFAHLRPGVPSIHFGVGTGALLGLMREAGGEVIGLDWRVDLAEAWQDLEHDVAVQGNLDPLILFSSPEVIRKHAAAVLHKAAGRPGHIFNLGHGILPGTPEDHVIALVDAVHELGSVR
- the rsmI gene encoding 16S rRNA (cytidine(1402)-2'-O)-methyltransferase — encoded protein: MLYLVATPIGHLDDITLRALEVLRGVDIVLSEDTRRTGRLLKHYGISARQMAYHEHNEQRAVPKALAALQQGRDLALVTDAGTPGIADPGYRLVQAAIQADIPVSMAPGPSALIMALVLSGLPVHRFTFCGFPPRKPGARRRYLEADAEREDTLIYFESPHRVHALIASALEVFGDRRAALVNDLTKLHERVDRDLLSLLLEETRDRRLRGEFILLVEGRAG